Proteins co-encoded in one Arachis hypogaea cultivar Tifrunner chromosome 13, arahy.Tifrunner.gnm2.J5K5, whole genome shotgun sequence genomic window:
- the LOC112736178 gene encoding 26S proteasome regulatory subunit 8 homolog A: protein MKHAAEAAPEENCSAKPASKGEGLRQYYSVHIHELQLFLRQKTHNLNRLEAQRNELNSRVRMLREELQLLQEPGSYVGEVVKVMGKNKVLVKVHPEGKYVVDIDKDVNITKITQSTRVALRNDSYVLHLILPSKVDPLVNLMKVEKVPDSTYDMIGGLDQQIKEIKEVIELPIKHPELFESLGIAQPKGVLLYGPPGTGKTLLARAVAHHTDCTFIRVSGSELVQKYIGEGSRMVRELFVMAREHAPSIIFMDEIDSIGSARMESGSGNGDSEVQRTMLELLNQLDGFEASNKIKVLMATNRIDILDQALLRPGRIDRKIEFPNPNEESRLDILKIHSRRMNLMRGIDLKKIAEKMNGASGAELKAVCTEAGMFALRERRVHVTQEDFEMAVAKVMKKETEKNMSLRKLWK from the exons ATGAAACATGCGGCCGAGGCTGCACCGGAGGAAAACTGCTCTGCCAAGCCAGCCTCCAAGGGGGAGGGTCTCCGCCAGTACTACTCTGTCCACATCCATGAGCTACAGCTCTTTCTCCGCCAGAAAACGCACAATCTCAACCGTCTCGAGGCTCAGCGCAACGAGCTCAATTCTAGAG TGAGGATGCTCAGGGAGGAGTTGCAGCTTCTCCAGGAGCCCGGATCATATGTAGGGGAAGTTGTGAAAGTTATGGGAAAGAACAAAGTCTTAGTCAAG GTTCATCCAGAAGGGAAATATGTGGTGGACATTGATAAAGATGTTAACATTACAAAGATTACTCAATCGACAAGAGTAGCTCTTCGTAATGATAGTTATGTCCTTCATTTAATTCTACCGAGCAAAGTTGATCCATTGGTCAATCTGATGAAAGTTGAGAAAGTTCCGGATTCTACTTATGACATGATTGGTGGCTTAGACCAGCAAATCAAGGAGATTAAAGAG GTCATTGAGCTACCAATTAAACATCCTGAACTGTTTGAAAGTCTTGGAATAGCTCAACCTAAG GGTGTTCTACTCTATGGGCCACCTGGTACTGGAAAAACGTTGTTGGCTAGGGCAGTGGCACATCATACTGACTGTACCTTCATCAGGGTATCTGGGTCTGAATTAGTTCAGAAATACATTGGAGAAGGTTCCAGAATGGTCAGGGAACTTTTTGTCATGGCCAG GGAGCATGCTCCATCAATTATCTTCATGGACGAAATTGACAGTATTGGATCTGCTCGAATGGAATCTGGAAGTGGCAATGGTGATAGTGAGGTGCAGCGCACTATGCTGGAACTTCTCAACCAGCTAGATGGATTTGAAGCTTCAAATAAAATCAAG GTTTTGATGGCCACAAACCGGATTGATATCCTGGATCAAGCCCTCCTTAGACCTGGACGAATTGACAGGAAGATTGAATTTCCAAACCCAAATGAGGAG TCTCGGCTAGATATTTTGAAAATTCATTCAAGAAGAATGAACTTAATGCGTGGCATTGATTTGAAGAAGATCGCTGAGAAGATGAATGGAGCATCTGGTGCAGAGCTTAAG gccGTGTGTACAGAAGCTGGAATGTTTGCTTTGAGGGAGAGGAGAGTACATGTGACACAGGAGGACTTTGAGATGGCTGTGGCCAAGGTTATGAAAAAGGAAACAGAGAAGAACATGTCATTGCGGAAGTTGTGGAAGtga
- the LOC112736180 gene encoding thioredoxin-like 1-2, chloroplastic — protein sequence MASSMNLKSAVVCVPENMVCSKAKPCPSSMRLAGKARSRALSAEFMGQPIIINTTKLQDEKGLCSSKTSIHAEASICISRSMQWWKKNLKPNMIEIHSAQELLNSLLSAGDALVVVDFYSPACGGCRALHPKICQIAEMHPNAIFLKVNYDKLKTMCQALQIHVLPFFRFYRGAEGQLCGFSCTNATINKFKRALSKHGNERCSLRPPKGLDELELTNLVSSSQIWF from the exons ATGGCTTCCTCCATGAACTTGAAGAGTGCTGTAGTGTGTGTTCCTGAGAACATGGTTTGCTCAAAAGCCAAGCCTTGTCCATCTTCAATGAGACTAGCTGGTAAAGCAAGATCAAGGGCGTTGAGTGCTGAATTCATGGGGCAACCCATCATCATCAACACAACAAAACTCCAAGATGAAAAGGGTTTATGCAGTTCCAAAACCTCAATTCAT GCAGAAGCAAGTATATGCATTAGCAGATCGATGCAGTGGTGGAAGAAGAACCTGAAGCCCAACATGATTGAGATCCATTCAGCACAAGAGCTTCTCAATTCTCTGCTCAGCGCTGGTGATGCTTTGGTTGTTGTTGACTTCTATTCACCTGCTTGTGGTGGCTGCAGAGCCCTTCATCCCAAG ATCTGTCAAATTGCTGAAATGCACCCGAATGCAATATTCCTGAAAGTAAATTACGACAAGCTGAAAACCATGTGCCAGGCTCTGCAAATTCATGTCTTGCCATTCTTTAGGTTCTACAGAGGTGCAGAGGGTCAGCTTTGTGGATTCAGCTGCACCAATGCAACT ATCAACAAGTTTAAGCGTGCGTTGTCAAAGCATGGGAATGAAAGATGTAGTCTAAGGCCACCTAAGGGTTTAGATGAATTAGAGTTGACCAATTTGGTCTCAAGTTCTCAGATTTGGTTCTAG
- the LOC112736181 gene encoding photosynthetic NDH subunit of subcomplex B 4, chloroplastic has protein sequence MAEAIIGFTTVFKSCLQTRRFEANPSSRLPKQHSSSTLFRRSWQVEESKRKRGCLHKVNGLGDWPLMAVLVETMEGQRDMLTTKSIVHLSDDAIKNVYSWYIMFTVWGCLFFGSMKDPYYDSETYRGDGGDGTGNWIYEKQEIMEAEAREALWREELIEEIEEKVGGLKELEEAGKKEELVK, from the exons ATGGCTGAAGCTATCATTGGTTTCACTACCGTTTTCAAATCCTGTCTACAAACAAGGAGATTTGAAGCCAACCCCTCCTCAAGATTG CCTAAGCAGCATTCAAGCTCTACCCTTTTCAGGCGATCATGGCAG GTTGAAGAGAGTAAGAGGAAAAGAGGTTGTTTGCATAAAGTGAATGGTTTGGGGGATTGGCCATTGATGGCAGTTCTAGTGGAGACAATGGAAGGGCAGAGAGACATGTTAACCACTAAATCCATTGTGCATCTCAGTGATGACGCCATCAAGAATGTTT ACTCTTGGTACATAATGTTCACCGTTTGGGGATGCTTATTCTTTGGTTCCATGAAG GACCCATATTACGACTCGGAGACGTACAGGGGAGATGGAGGAGATGGTACTGGAAACTGGATTTATGAGAAG CAAGAGATTATGGAAGCAGAAGCGAGAGAAGCATTGTGGCGTGAGGAGTTGATAGAAGAGATAGAAGAGAAGGTTGGAGGGTTGAAGGAGCTTGAAGAAGCAGGCAAGAAGGAGGAACTAGTGAAGTGA
- the LOC112736182 gene encoding 2-hydroxy-palmitic acid dioxygenase MPO1: protein MAMIDLEKHFAFYGAYHSNPVNIFIHMLFVWPILFTAQILLYFTPSLFSFSFSFFPPPLLLNYGFLFTAIYALFYASLDLKAGSLAALLTFLCWFASSFLANHLGFSLAWKIVLASQIFCWTGQFIGHGVFEKRAPALFDNLVQAFLMAPFFVLFEALQLSVGYEPYPGFQAKVKAKIEAERKQWQDKKQKKLS, encoded by the exons ATGGCAATGATAGATCTGGAGAAACACTTCGCCTTCTATGGAGCATACCACAGCAACCCCGTTAACATCTTCATTCACATGCTCTTCGTCTGGCCCATCCTATTCACCGCTCAAATACTCCTCTATTTCACTCCatccctcttctccttctccttctccttcttccctcCCCCTCTCCTCCTCAACTACGGCTTCCTCTTCACCGCCATCTACGCCCTCTTCTACGCCTCCCTCGACCTCAAAGCTGGCTCTCTCGCCGCCCTCCTCACTTTCCTCTGCTGGTTCGCTTCCTCTTTCCTCGCCAACCACCTCGGATTCTCCCTCGCCTGGAAG ATTGTGTTGGCTTCTCAGATATTCTGTTGGACTGGACAGTTTATTGGTCACGGCGTCTTTGAG AAACGTGCTCCAGCCCTCTTCGATAACCTTGTTCAAGCTTTCCTAATGGCCCCATTCTTTGTCCTCTTTGag GCTCTCCAATTATCTGTCggatatgaaccatacccagggTTCCAAGCAAAGGTGAAGGCAAAGATTGAAGCCGAACGCAAGCAATGGCAagacaagaaacaaaagaaacttTCTTAG